The following nucleotide sequence is from uncultured Draconibacterium sp..
TGCAAATTCGGTTGATTTCCGTGATTGTATAAAGCTTTCAAACCGGCAAATGCATCCACCTCTTTTCCGCCGCCAAAGATGTTTTTCTGCGATGCGATGAAAATGCTGTCCAGACGATTATTAAAGGTTTCCCGTCCCAGCTTTTTCACCAACTCTTCGGGCTGATGCGGCACATAAAAAGTGTACTGAATGGCATTCCCTTCCTGAAAGCCAATCCATGGTGCCAGGGGATCAAAATTTTCGATAAAATTACCATCGATATCTCTGGGCCTGATCAGTTTTGTTTCTTCATCAAATAACAATTTCCAGCCACCAGACAGGCGGGATAACAATTTATAATCGTCGGTTTTGCCAAGATGTTTGGCATATTGAGCCACTGCAAAACTACTGAATGAATACTCCAACGTGTGCGAGGCCGAAAATCCGGATCCTTCGTCAACGGTTATCCAGGCATAACGCTCGTCGTACGGACTGTAACCGCGCTCCACAAACTGCCGGACATCCATTTTTCCGGCTCCTTCAATACGGCCTTTCCACTCAATTTCGTTTTTCAACGCGGCTTCGTAACCCAGTTCCACATCAAAATCGCGAATTCCGCAATTGTATGCTGCAGCAATTGCCAGGCTGTTAAAGTTGGTTCCCACACCCGAAACATATTTGCTACATGCAATTCCATCACCCAGCCAGCCGGCATCTTTATATACCAGCAACTGACTCTGAATCCAGTCGGAATAATATTCAGGATAAGCAATGGCCCACAATTGTGTCAGGTTCCAGAAAGCGCCCCAAATCGCATCGGTATTATAGTGGTTATGAATTGGATTTCCCTTTCCGTCCAGTTCAATTTGTCCCACTTCACCATTATTTTTCGGATAGGCACCATTCACATCGCTGGCCAAACCGCGCCCTAAAAGAGCATGGAAAAGTCCGGTGTAAAATTTCACTTTATCAGTTTCATTATTTCCTTCAACAGTAATACGGCCCAGGTAATCTTCCCAGGTTTTCAAGCTGGCTTTTTTTGCCTTTTCAAAAGTCAGATTCTTTGCCTCCGTTTCAAGGTTAAGCTTAGCATTTTCAACAGAAGTATACGACAAACCAACTTTAATGGTAATCGCTTCATTTTCTTTAGTTGAAAATGTAAGAAAAACTCCGGCTCCTACACCATTTATCTTCTTTTCGTTTCTGAAAAAATCAGTTCCTTTAAAAGTTCCGTATGCTGTTGGTTTTTTATCTAAAACAGCCGAAAAATACATTTTAACGTCGGCACCTTTTTGGTACTTTTTTACGTACTCAGGTTCGGTAATCACATAACCTTCAATTCGTCCATCTTCAGTAATAACAGCTTCAGCATCTTTTACTTTTCCGCTTTCACCCTGCTGGTTGCCAATATCAAAAAGAATATTCGCCGACTCTGTTTCAGGAAAAGTATAACGGTGAAATCCAATACGTTTTGTGGCAGTCAATTCGGCTTTAACTTTATAATCGTCGAGCCAAACCGAATAATAACCGGCTGTTGCATATTCATTTTTACGATCGAAACGTGAGCGATATCCGACGTCAGGATTCTCAAGATCACCAGGAACAGTTTGGAGTTCGCCTACAGTTGGCGCAAAAACAATTCCGCCCACCTGAAACTCGTGTAAATTAGCAAATCCTTCGATTGAACTATCGCGATCATCGTAACCAACGGCTTCCCAGCCCTGCTCATTTCCGTAATGGGCATTGGTTGAGGGAGCCAGTTTTGCCATACCGAAGGGCACCGCTGCCGGCGTGTAAAAGAACCATCGCGAATGGGCAGTTCCGATATTTGGATCGACATATTTTGTTAGCTCTTGCCCGAAAACAAAGCTTGCCGATAGCGTAATGATCGATACTAAAAGGGTAATTTTCTTCATGTTAAACTTGTAAATTATTTGTTTACTGATTTTTCAAGGTTCGTAATTGCGGTAAAAAGCACACCTGCCGAGCCACGGAAAGTTCCTGATCCGCGGGGCTCATTCTTTACGGTGTACCATTCGTAAAAACCTTCATTTTCCAACACTCGTTGGGTCATTGGCAAAAGCTGCTCGTAGGCCTCGCTATAAAAACCGTTGGCAACCAATTGCTGCACCATGCGTGCTCCAAACCAGGTCCAGTCTCCACCGTTCTGGTAACTATACGCTTTCATTCCCGGATTTTTGAAAAAGCCATCGGGATAAACAGGGTACAAAGTAAGTCCAATGGAAGCCGCTCCAGCCTGTTCAACCCTCGAAATCATTTCGTTAAGCGATACTTTTATTTCTTCTTTCGACAGTAAACCGGCCTCAATAGCCACTGCGGTTCCGCCAAAATAATAGATGGCACTCTCGTCAAAGTCTGCCGGAAACGGAGAACCTTCTAAATAGATATGAGGAATAAACTGCTGCTTTTCATTGTTCCATAAATGCTTGCGGCAATTTGCCATAAGTTGCTCACGAAAAGGAGCCCATTTATCGGCTAAGTCCGGCACCATTTCTATCAGGTTGTTCAACGCAATAATCATCATCGCGTTGTCGTAAATATCAATTGCGCGGTGGGTATTTTCATCCAGATCTACTCCCCAACTATGCTCGGGTTGAACGTCTCCCCAATCCACAGTAGTGGCACCCCATAACAATCCATATTTTTCTGAATAGCGCTGTTCTTTCAAGAACTCCATCGCCCAATCCATACGCTCAGCAACTGTCTTTCCCGCAATCAGCTCGTTTAATATCGACCGATCGCCGGTTGCCCGAACGTACTTATAAACAGCCTGAACAAGCGATGATTCCTGATCCGTTTCAACCGTGTTTTTATGACCGGCATAGCGAGGCTCCCGCTCTGTGTATATAAAGTCCTCACGAATAATCGTATCCTTTCTTGGGGTGAACCCATCGATGATATTTCCATCTTCTCCCTGCATCCTGAAAAATACGAGCAGGTTCTTTTTCAACTCATCAGCCGGATAAACCTGTGCTGCCAGTTCAATAAACGTATTGTAATCTCTGATCCACACTTCAGCGTACCCGTCTCCGGCATTAAAACCTGTTTTAACAATTTCAAGCGCTTTTTCTTTTGTGTAAAGAATTGACTCGTTTTTTTGTAGTTGTGCCGACAATTTTGCTTTAAGCTCTTTTCAGAATTCTGACAAGAAATAAGCACCAAAACGGCAAGGATAAAGAATAATGTTCGTTTCATTTTATTTATGTTAGTTGTTTTCTGATACTCCCCAGTTTTTGTTCGGTTGGTCTCCCATTTCCAGTTCCAGTTGACCACCTTTTAATAATTCGGAAGCCGGAAATAAAAAGCTGTTTAAGACTTTTCCATTCAGTCGGGCACTTTGTACATACTTATTTTCTCGGGATGCATTTTTTGCGGTGATTTCGAACTTCTGCCCCCGGCCATAACATTCGCCCAGATCAATAACTATCTTTTCGTACAAAGGACTGGCAATTTCGTATACTGGCTCTGCTCTGCAACCTCCATCAGTTTGAAACAAGCCAATGGAAGCCATTACCAACCAGGCACTCATTTGTCCCTGATCTTCGTCGCCCAGATAAGCATTTGCGGTACCCGTTCCATAATATTTTTCGATAATCGAACGGCTCCAATGCTGAGTTAACCAAGGTTTTCCGACCCAGTTAAAAAGAAATGCAAAGTGCATCGATTGCTGATTACCCTGAACCACCGGATAATCCCAATACTGATCGTTTGGCGCATTGTATCGCAAAAGTTCGCTCGCTTTGAAGCCCCAATTTAGACGTTCAACAAATTTGTCGGCACCAATAAGTTTTGCCAATTCAGGCACATCTTGTGGCACGAAGTAACTCAACTGCCACGCATTTCCTTCTACATAATGATGATTACGACCGGTTTGAAACGGATCAAACGGGTCTTCAAAATCGCCCGTGCTATCCCGCATTTGCGCATAACCGGTTCCGGTATTGAAAGCGTTTTTCCACCAGCTGCCACGGTCGCTAAAAACCTGGTAATCCTTTTCTTTCCCTAAAGCTTTTGCAAACTGCCCCAGGCACCAATCGTCATACGAATATTCCAAAGTATTGGAGAATCGCCCTAAGTCGGAAGGCACATATTTATATTTCAGATATGCCACAAGATCGCGGTTTCCGGCAAAGCCACCGGCGACTTGTGTTGCAGGTGTAGTTTGCATTTTTTTCATCGCTTCAAAAGCTTTTTCTGAATCGAAATCGCGAATCCCCATTTGCCATGCCGACACCATTTGCGGAATTTCGTGCTCGGCAACCATAAACGGGATGTATTCCATTCCTGCGGGTCCTTTTGCCAGCCAGCCATTCACGTCATATAAAGCCAATTGCGAGTTTAACCATTTTGACGACCACTCGGGCGTTACCAGGTTCCAGAGCTGGTTTAAATTCCAGAAGGTATTCCAAAACGCATCGCAGCCCAATGCCAGGTGATTGGGATTCGAGAATTTTTGTTTTGTCTCGTCCGGTGCAATCCATTCGCCGTTTACATCGCTCCAGGTATTTCGGCACATTGAGCGATAAAAGTTGCTGTAAAAACGAACTTTTTCCAAACGGTTATCGGTTTCTATCTGAATGCGCGACAAATAGCTGTTCCAAATAGCTTTTTGATTTTCCACAACCGCATCGTAACTCCAGCCAAACGGTTTGATGATTTCTGTTTCAAGGTTTTCTGCAGCATTTTCAATACTTACCAACGAAATGCCGGATCGCACCTGTACAACATTCGATTTCTTTGTATCGAACTCCACATATACACCGGCATCTTTCAAATCATTCCCGGAAATAACTTTCGAGTCGAAAATTTCGTCGTCTTTCCAACCACCAATTTTATTAATCGGCTGATCGAACTCGATTACAAAATTGACTATGTATTCCTGATCAGCGTCGTTACTCCAAACAGTTGGCCTTGGCGATATCTGGTGACTTCTTCCTTCAATACGGTTTGCATCCACCTGCATAACTTCCACCTTTTTCAGTAAATAATCGTATTCTGCAGGAATATGCAGATCGATCATCACACGCCCATCCTGTTCCTTTGGGAAA
It contains:
- a CDS encoding GH92 family glycosyl hydrolase, producing the protein MKKITLLVSIITLSASFVFGQELTKYVDPNIGTAHSRWFFYTPAAVPFGMAKLAPSTNAHYGNEQGWEAVGYDDRDSSIEGFANLHEFQVGGIVFAPTVGELQTVPGDLENPDVGYRSRFDRKNEYATAGYYSVWLDDYKVKAELTATKRIGFHRYTFPETESANILFDIGNQQGESGKVKDAEAVITEDGRIEGYVITEPEYVKKYQKGADVKMYFSAVLDKKPTAYGTFKGTDFFRNEKKINGVGAGVFLTFSTKENEAITIKVGLSYTSVENAKLNLETEAKNLTFEKAKKASLKTWEDYLGRITVEGNNETDKVKFYTGLFHALLGRGLASDVNGAYPKNNGEVGQIELDGKGNPIHNHYNTDAIWGAFWNLTQLWAIAYPEYYSDWIQSQLLVYKDAGWLGDGIACSKYVSGVGTNFNSLAIAAAYNCGIRDFDVELGYEAALKNEIEWKGRIEGAGKMDVRQFVERGYSPYDERYAWITVDEGSGFSASHTLEYSFSSFAVAQYAKHLGKTDDYKLLSRLSGGWKLLFDEETKLIRPRDIDGNFIENFDPLAPWIGFQEGNAIQYTFYVPHQPEELVKKLGRETFNNRLDSIFIASQKNIFGGGKEVDAFAGLKALYNHGNQPNLHISWMFNFSGRPDLTQKWVRAICDEFYGTEGIHGYGYGQDEDQGQLGAWYVMAGIGLFDVKGLTAPDPEMQIGSPLFDKITIQLNPDYYKGKQFIIETENNSKDNFYVQKIELIGEVQNSPFVKFQDIVNGGKLKLNMSGTPKINQ
- a CDS encoding GH92 family glycosyl hydrolase — encoded protein: MYKLLKCFLGILFFLNGNVSAEVVWEIGTNNNSSADLALGPSDYKNFLSKDFGYEDRYYLVGKSSPKTDFPYVLPGPDDNWGGTWGTAGWRTHEINILFGVKDLPAGEWKLVIDLIDSNPDKSLVKVTINDQSSKFLLKGKSNESITGIVDEGAENILEIPFDEGIIKNGGNCVTITILEGSWIVFDALRMEGPDGIVLYDNKAGFVRNVEAADYEIVKGDTNFQPLLVDVEHLSGSPVLEVLLDDQAIYSTQLDTGRYQLEVPMPAVSKEKRSSYKILIDGDVVQSGEIMRAPQHLQTLADYVDTRIGTAHSRWMIAPGPWMPFSMVKMSPDNQNSGWQAGYQPTFESIGCFSHIHEWTMAGLGMMPTTGKLQIKVGDQFQPDSGYRSRIDKTTEESPLGYYRVYLSDTKIAAEVTATTRCSFQRYTFPKEQDGRVMIDLHIPAEYDYLLKKVEVMQVDANRIEGRSHQISPRPTVWSNDADQEYIVNFVIEFDQPINKIGGWKDDEIFDSKVISGNDLKDAGVYVEFDTKKSNVVQVRSGISLVSIENAAENLETEIIKPFGWSYDAVVENQKAIWNSYLSRIQIETDNRLEKVRFYSNFYRSMCRNTWSDVNGEWIAPDETKQKFSNPNHLALGCDAFWNTFWNLNQLWNLVTPEWSSKWLNSQLALYDVNGWLAKGPAGMEYIPFMVAEHEIPQMVSAWQMGIRDFDSEKAFEAMKKMQTTPATQVAGGFAGNRDLVAYLKYKYVPSDLGRFSNTLEYSYDDWCLGQFAKALGKEKDYQVFSDRGSWWKNAFNTGTGYAQMRDSTGDFEDPFDPFQTGRNHHYVEGNAWQLSYFVPQDVPELAKLIGADKFVERLNWGFKASELLRYNAPNDQYWDYPVVQGNQQSMHFAFLFNWVGKPWLTQHWSRSIIEKYYGTGTANAYLGDEDQGQMSAWLVMASIGLFQTDGGCRAEPVYEIASPLYEKIVIDLGECYGRGQKFEITAKNASRENKYVQSARLNGKVLNSFLFPASELLKGGQLELEMGDQPNKNWGVSENN